One Anopheles marshallii chromosome 3, idAnoMarsDA_429_01, whole genome shotgun sequence genomic region harbors:
- the LOC128712638 gene encoding regulator of hypoxia-inducible factor 1-like — translation MMNTVVQSGLVLSVALCGALCEQLYPTERYAKLPRIYEYDDFYTCRRRYTNFVYCVSVSTLQDDTTNEVWRNISQLQSNRRNFPHDRLERGLCLSDHYVGVTLDHKTPTLIATYLHHQIYDRYGLQSHTTTEACWTRSSFEQQRSFGEYVFACLSIILLLTTLWASWIDFNVGSKHFFVGAFSIRRNMQQLWKAPKPNALPFLDGLRALGTLTILVVHSQLPMIRMPVWNTEDLEAQANHVIFPLVNSGNTHMIQFFFTLGGMVFGISCLRHFERFPSFRFTYFIDKLLRRLVRLLPAYVLIIIYQATWYKRIKRGPLEYKFNDYCLENWWSNLLFLNNYIHTTKPCLQFSWYLGADLQLFLIGSVLLLLVWKWPFIKGWLMHVMIAVAFFVPGYVIYTESTEATMTFDMRHALAELRTYDHFLKYYLPTHTNISGYFFGIIAALFYTIVVSTRAPGQVLPMLQKWFNVSLVALFGLNVFTTLLPFVNIDKQHSLFHATYGSLLKCSWGCSYSLLFLVLALKGKSRVLDALSHSLLQSFAKISYCVYIVQYTIIYGLYTNFPIPLTYGGFNLLILTSAAILLTLICALLLYLAVEAPLVQVGNQCVTSLLGEYSTAAKDIENKHSKQQ, via the exons ATGATGAATACGGTGGTGCAAAGTGGGCTAGTGCTTTCTGTGGCATTGTGTGGTGCATTGTGCGAGCAACTATACC CCACTGAGAGGTATGCCAAGTTGCCACGAATATACGAGTACGATGATTTTTATACGTGTCGCCGGCGATATAccaattttgtttattgtgtcAGCGTCAGTACACTTCAGGACGATACGACGAACGAAGTGTGGAGAAACATCTCG CAATTACAATCCAATCGAAGAAATTTTCCCCATGATCGGCTTGAAAGAGGACTGTGTTTAAGCGATCATTACGTTGGCGTAACGCTTGATCATAAAACCCCAACTCTGATTGCTACTTATCTACACCATCAAATCTACGATCGATATGGCCTCCAAAGTCATACCACAACTGAAGCATGTTGGACGAGATCAAGTTTTGAACAACAACGTT CATTTGGTGAATATGTCTTTGCTTGTCTGTCAATCATTTTGTTGCTTACAACCTTGTGGGCAAGCTGGATCGATTTCAACGTTGGCTCGAAACATTTCTTCGTGGGTGCGTTTTCAATCAGAAGAAATATGCAACAATTGTGGAAAGCCCCCAAACCGAATGCGCTACCCTTTCTCGATGGGCTGCGAGCACTAGGGACGCTCACGATATTGGTAGTACACTCGCAACTGCCAATGATCCGGATGCCTGTATGGAACACCGAAGATTTGGAAGCG cAAGCCAATCATGTAATTTTCCCATTAGTGAATTCCGGCAATACTCATAtgatacagttttttttcacgcTGGGTGGGATGGTGTTTGGAATCAGCTGCCTGAGACACTTCGAACGTTTTCCTTCATTCAGATTTACCTACTTTATTGACAAGCTGTTACGGCGTTTAGTGAG ATTGCTGCCAGCATATGTATTGATCATCATATACCAAGCAACATGGTATAAACGTATCAAGCGAGGACCGCTAGAGTATAAGTTTAACGATTACTGTCTGGAGAATTGGTGGTCCAACTTGCTCTTTTTGAACAACTACATTCATACCACAAAACCG TGTCTCCAGTTTAGTTGGTATTTAGGGGCAGATTTACAACTTTTCTTGATTGGTTCGGtattgctgctgctcgtgTGGAAGTGGCCATTTATTAAAGGATGGCTGATGCATGTAATGATTGCTGTTGCATTTTTCGTGCCAGGATATGTCATCTATACTGAATCAACTGAAGCTACAATGACTTTCGACAtgag GCATGCATTAGCGGAACTACGTACATACGATCATTTTTTGAAGTATTATCTACCAACGCATACAAACATTAGCGGATATTTCTTTGGCATAATCGCAGCATTGTTTTATACGATAGTTGTATCTACTCGTGCACCGGGTCAGGTTTTACCGATGCTTCAAAAATGGTTTAACGTATCGTTAGTGGCACTGtttggtttaaatgttttcacCACATTGCTGCCGTTCGTGAACATAGATAAACAACATTCGCTTTTCCATGCGACTTATGGCAGTCTCCTGAAATGTTCGTGGGGCTGTAGTTACAGTTTACTATTTTTGGTTCTTGCACTGAAGGGCAAATCACGTGTTCTGGACGCGTTATCGCATAGTCTGTTGCAGTCTTTTGCCAAAATAAGCTACTGTGTATACATAGTACAGTACACCATAATATATGGATTATACACAAACTTTCCCATTCCTTTAACGTACGGTGGATTCAATCTG CTTATATTGACATCAGCAGCGATTCTTCTAACCCTCATCTGCGCCTTGTTACTCTATCTAGCTGTAGAAGCTCCTCTTGTGCAAGTAGGTAATCAATGTGTGACATCGTTGTTAGGAGAATATAGCACTGCAGCGAAAG ATatcgaaaataaacattccaaaCAACAATGA
- the LOC128713668 gene encoding multivesicular body subunit 12B — translation MLKSSTQQQRNILNTVIDALPDNRPITSLQLVEEFEKCPKNFQPINKTHDQDQDADLWREKMLIGKRTTRYLCQSKSEGLPGYIVETLKIINEKEITPEGFSQLTRTADTEQKAWRKKQLVYRLAKKGSTKQAVTDIILCSRLRQAPEGFTLAGDINGILVCYKSSPVPHRPSPSVPSRQSITDLEKTIENLKVQSNAPATQPQDYEYVQLSPSYQLSPKRVAPKPPMYSTGTLNIHTDVEGVPFLLNPALKQYATEIPAVYTLTGVQLEYDFHLERQVLCTTKSQNDQSTNPFFH, via the exons ATGTTAAAATCCAGCACGCAACAGCAAAGAAACATTCTCAACACTGTAATCGACGCTTTACCCGATAATCGACCCATAACGTCGCTGCAACTTGTGGAAGAATTTGAAAAGTGTCCAAAGAACTTTCAACCCATCAATAAGACGCACGACCAAGATCAGGATGCTGATTTATGGCGTGAAAAAATGCTGATTGGCAAACGAACGACCCGCTATTTATGTCAATCAAAATCGGAAGGACTGCCCGGCTACATAGTAGAGACgctgaaaataataaacgagAAAGAAATCACACCTGAGGGTTTCTCACAGCTTACAAGAACTGCTGACACGGAACAGAAGGCATGGCGTAAAAAACAACTCGTGTATCGGTTGGCCAAGAAGGGGTCCACCAAGCAAGCCGTGACGGATATTATTCTGTGCTCTAGGCTTCGTCAAGCACCTGAAGGGTTTACGCTAGCCGG GGATATAAACGGCATTCTAGTGTGCTATAAATCGTCTCCAGTTCCACATCGTCCATCTCCCAGTGTACCGTCGCGTCAGAGCATAACTGACCTGGAGAAAACTATCGAAAACTTGAAGGTGCAGTCAAAT GCACCAGCAACACAACCACAGGACTACGAATACGTACAACTGTCACCATCATATCAGCTTTCACCAAAACGAGTAGCCCCAAAACCACCTATGTATTCAACTGGTACCCTGAACATACATACCGACGTGGAAGGCGTACCATTTTTACTCAATCCCGCTCTAAAACAATATGCCACCGAA ATCCCTGCCGTGTATACACTGACAGGCGTACAGCTAGAATACGATTTTCATTTAGAGCGGCAAGTACTGTGCACAACAAAATCTCAAAATGATCAATCAACAAATCCGTTCTTCCACTGA
- the LOC128712639 gene encoding uncharacterized protein LOC128712639, which produces MSEDFDIYADLEQNDREVEKDNKELAALKMRINELQKQVEDAEQQKTDIIRKNEILLENVSSLLLTAKAEIKRKDTMISDLRKQCDNVVFRRKGHVNQCVNNRTRFTQTSLKHTLNIGVQTLPVGCNDPLCNKSKHTESSQNRDRNRERERVSKSQMVQERELNQGRDRSANREIERYRDQERNRDRDQERNRDRDRYRDNDRERDREKRGERDREKYSERYRKRSQERTRYKEQHSYERSSDKETHGYFTRNKDQKQNEVHTRHEERSYEERQAPVHSRVNEVNEHNKNNAKFPDAKGTFLETRSESSKASHSRTQEFKGSKNPNTVMNTDLNHVSYRKSQKNIASNTREFVSDTMERSAISEYNPVVKETFQSAKLVDANNERVEIEMSSKLENQTVVDTCDSVDNEAMCGSSKTSKKDQQNVESGAAAMKEIEKDSSEGDKNDTLQLQDNHEEASVNRQQVGTSHSTESPKFPKNSILNASCNDNGSISEDDRLSTNGRKVDILESTESINGILSTEKENDETNSNEEHDTLPSAAISNPPVMLKESSSSAVAFSSEDLRSIPVDIIRSDDKTGGSKDINSSVEIKHVQTSLKSKSKPKPTVEVLRNDVTKKLIQNELCQITSSNEPLITSIQNIENEGQNADVCKLNTCPAANNHISNDDANQTDKTQALPCLETTINVEAPHNEIGNEPDHTLMLGNMGSSNELPLVNDAVDELSHKNNLSVTTVADIDTLNEKPRNPPAAVSLADNALHSFGLRDRRSNSCYSDVLESERPPETMSIQTYFMNFNVLEVANEVIVGNEQCLPCVEPVSESELVPLNEATALVAVKETNEVQKNPKTSTAEIVRERLRKKSSAILQKASNRSSTISMPAIPLKRRLSIDSASIACKKYKLNTVAQVDGKKLCVSPSGKLSSTYFSQIDLPITSALDSIPAKLRSPNFKQESHGMLNTPMVVVHSPAKPSHEPNENVQNNYYLLPLGDQSSLQNIMDSLLQTPIKNELTDNVSPPCENGASEEGKGQSLASKNYENVEICSTPVSTKPLSRLSQDAAAANPLWRMPSISITEQKRTIGEPKDSLIPSDLDTDREGSIIDKTEKAVHKASSEHTTHLLGKHDADKLPANHAGKQKILQSPKQILRIPSATQDSSCLNVNNNYETSSTKEKIKKTNVVPVAGISLENDTASVQQPSKTSNLTDVSINVPQSTVFKTPVIISKSTHTKSRTTANSRKTNEIMKVKDQNSKSVEIIPSKKARQKPTVNVDAGKITVTQSSAIPSTSSSGNKIISEPSTKRQPTASQIQRLRQQKNDDEKRTDVSGVQRKVAKDKAPVISVTENTLPVAECSYTEVGKINPQDAQSTVIVNSVQRLNQQTQPEPSVPVSMLSTTNTCDKKIVEAERSQRVISNVTLNLSLADSETNSPSIRKRDTPVRHVREMRIVKESPSLMRVFITRK; this is translated from the exons ATGTCGGAAGACTTTGATATATATGCAGATCTCGAGCAGAACGACAGAGAAGTTGAAAAG GATAACAAGGAGCTTGCTGCATTAAAAATGCGCATAAATGAACTTCAAAAACAGGTGGAAGATGCAgaacaacagaaaacagatATCATCAGAAAGAATGAAATATTGCTTGAAAATGTGTCTTCGCTTCTGTTGACTGCCAAAGCTGAGATTAAGCGAAAGGATACAATGATTAGTGATTTAAGGAAACAATGTGATAATGTTGTTTTCAGGCGAAAAGGACATGTTAACCAATGTGTTAACAATAGGACTAGGTTTACGCAAACATCTTTAAAACATACGCTGAATATTGGCGTGCAGACGTTACCCGTTGGATGTAATGATCCTTTatgcaacaaaagcaaacatactGAATCAAGCCAGAATCGGGATCGAAATCGTGAGCGTGAACGAGTGAGCAAAAGCCAAATGGTCCAAGAACGAGAACTAAATCAAGGCCGTGATAGATCGGCCAACAGAGAAATTGAACGGTACCGTGATCAGGAACGAAATCGTGATCGTGATCAGGAAAGAAACCGTGATCGTGATCGCTACCGTGATAATGATAGAGAACGTGATCGCGAAAAGCGCGGTGAGCGAGATCGAGAAAAGTATAGCGAACGATATCGCAAAAGATCGCAAGAACGGACCCGTTATAAAGAACAGCATAGCTATGAGCGCAGTAGTGATAAAGAAACTCATGGTTATTTCACCCGTAATAAAgaccaaaagcaaaacgaagtACATACACGGCATGAAGAGCGTAGTTATGAAGAAAGGCAAGCACCTGTCCACTCAAGAGTGAATGAAGTTAACGAACACAATAAGAATAATGCAAAGTTTCCTGATGCTAAAGGTACGTTCCTCGAGACCCGCAGCGAAAGCAGCAAAGCAAGTCACAGTCGGACGCAAGAATTTAAAGGTAGTAAAAACCCTAACACAGTGATGAATACAGATTTAAATCATGTAAGTTATCGTAagtcacaaaaaaacattgccaGCAATACCAGAGAGTTTGTATCAGACACAATGGAACGATCAGCAATTAGTGAATACAACCCAGttgtaaaagaaacatttcaatcaGCGAAACTGGTAGATGCTAACAATGAACGAGTAGAAATTGAAATGTCTTCTAAGCTTGAGAACCAAACTGTGGTCGATACCTGCGATAGCGTCGATAATGAAGCTATGTGTGGATCTAGCAAAACATCTAAGAAAGACCAACAAAACGTGGAGTCAGGTGCGGCAGCAATGAAAGAGATTGAAAAGGATAGCAGCGAAGGTGACAAGAATGATACTTTACAATTACAAGACAATCATGAAGAAGCTAGTGTAAATAGGCAACAGGTTGGAACATCACATAGTACAGAATCGccaaaatttccaaaaaattCAATCCTCAATGCTTCATGTAACGATAATGGATCCATTTCGGAAGATGATCGGTTAAGTACAAACGGTAGGAAGGTAGATATATTGGAATCTACAGAATCAATTAATGGTATATTATCTACGGAGaaggaaaatgatgaaacgAATTCAAATGAGGAACATGACACACTTCCGAGTGCTGCCATCTCAAATCCACCAGTAATGTTAAAAGAATCTAGTAGCTCTGCTGTTGCGTTTAGTTCGGAAGATCTACGAAGTATTCCAGTAGATATAATACGTAGCGACGACAAAACGGGAGGTAGTAAGGACATTAATTCAAGCGTAGAAATAAAACACGTTCAAACATCATTAAAGAGCAAATCAAAGCCAAAACCCACTGTTGAAGTTTTGCGAAACGATGTTACTAAAAAGTTAATACAAAATGAGCTTTGCCAAATAACATCATCAAATGAACCACTAATAACATCAattcaaaacattgaaaatgagGGTCAAAATGCGGACGTTTGCAAATTGAATACCTGTCCTGCAGCAAACAACCATATAAGCAATGACGATGCAAACCAAACAGATAAGACACAAGCATTACCATGTTTGGAAACAACCATAAACGTGGAAGCTCCTCATAATGAAATTGGGAATGAACCAGATCATACTTTAATGCTCGGAAATATGGGATCAAGCAATGAGCTGCCGTTAGTCAACGATGCGGTGGATGAACTATCTCACAAGAACAACTTGTCAGTAACAACAGTAGCTGATATTGATACTTTAAACGAAAAACCACGGAATCCACCCGCTGCAGTTTCTTTGGCTGACAACGCTTTGCATAGCTTTGGCCTGCGTGATAGACGTTCCAATAGTTGCTACTCGGATGTGTTGGAGAGCGAAAGACCACCAGAAACAATGTCAATACAAACATACTTTATGAATTTCAACGTGCTAGAGGTTGCAAATGAAGTGATCGTAGGCAACGAACAATGTTTGCCCTGTGTAGAACCGGTTAGCGAAAGCGAGTTAGTACCATTGAACGAAGCGACCGCTTTGGTTGCAGTTAAAGAAACTAACGAAGTCCAAAAGAACCCCAAAACATCTACAGCAGAGATCGTTCGTGAACGGTTACGGAAGAAGAGCAGTGCAATTTTACAAAAAGCGTCGAATCGTAGCAGCACAATATCGATGCCAGCGATTCCTCTGAAGCGTAGGTTGTCCATTGATAGTGCAAGCATAGCATGCAAAAAGTACAAACTTAATACCGTAGCACAAGTAGACGGGAAAAAGCTCTGCGTTTCGCCATCTGGCAAACTTTCGTCTACGTACTTTTCGCAGATTGATTTACCAATAACTTCTGCGCTGGACAGTATACCGGCTAAGTTAAGATCGCCGAATTTCAAACAGGAAAGTCATGGTATGCTTAACACTCCAATGGTAGTGGTTCATTCGCCGGCAAAACCATCGCATGAACCGAAcgaaaatgttcaaaacaaCTACTACTTATTGCCTTTGGGCGATCAATCATCCCTACAGAATATCATGGACTCGCTGCTACAAACGCCCATTAAGAATGAATTGACCGACAATGTTTCACCTCCGTGCGAAAACGGTGCGAGCGAAGAAGGCAAAGGACAAAGTTTGGCATCGAAAAATTACGAAAATGTAGAAATATGTTCAACACCGGTTAGCACTAAACCGTTGTCACGATTGTCGCAAGATGCTGCAGCGGCAAATCCATTGTGGCGTATGCCATCTATTAGTATTACGGAACAGAAAAGAACGATCGGCGAACCCAAAGATTCCCTCATTCCTTCAGATTTAGACACCGATCGTGAAGGTTCGATTATTGATAAGACGGAGAAAGCCGTACACAAGGCTTCGTCGGAGCATACAACGCACTTGTTAGGCAAACACGATGCTGACAAATTACCTGCTAATCatgctggaaaacaaaaaatacttcaaagtCCAAAGCAAATACTAAGAATACCATCAGCAACTCAAGATAGTAGCtgtttaaatgtaaataataattacgAAACTTCATCGACTAAGGAAAAGATCAAGAAAACGAACGTGGTACCAGTTGCTGGCATAAGCCTCGAAAACGACACTGCCAGTGTACAACAGCCCagcaaaacttcaaacttAACTGATGTTTCGATTAATGTGCCACAATCTACAGTGTTTAAAACTCCGGTAATTATATCGAAATCCACACATACTAAATCACGAACAACTGCAAACTCAAGAAAAACCAACGAAATAATGAAGGTGAAGGACCAAAACAGCAAATCAGTGGAAATAATCCCGAGCAAAAAAGCACGTCAAAAGCCGACAGTGAATGTTGATGCAGGAAAAATAACAGTGACTCAAAGCTCAGCCATACCATCGACGAGTAGTTctggtaataaaattattagtgAACCATCCACAAAACGCCAACCAACGGCGTCACAAATTCAGCGACTTCGGCAGCAAAAGAACGACGATGAAAAGCGAACAGATGTAAGCGGAGTGCAGAGAAAGGTTGCAAAAGACAAAGCCCCGGTTATTAGTGTCACTGAAAATACATTGCCAGTAGCGGAATGTAGCTATACTGAAGTTGGAAAAATTAACCCACAGGACGCTCAGTCGACGGTAATTGTCAACAGTGTACAGAGGCTTAATCAGCAAACTCAACCGGAACCATCAGTGCCAGTCAGTATGTTATCTACTACTAACACTTGTGATAAGAAAATCGTTGAAGCAGAACGTTCTCAACGCGTAATAAGCAACGTTACCCTAAACCTATCTCTAGCGGATAGCGAGACAAATAGTCCCAGCATTCGCAAGCGTGACACACCGGTACGGCATGTTCGAGAAATGCGAATAGTTAAGGAAAGCCCTTCATTAATGCGAGTTTTTATAACGAGAAAATAA